DNA sequence from the Coregonus clupeaformis isolate EN_2021a chromosome 22, ASM2061545v1, whole genome shotgun sequence genome:
AAAGCCCATGGTCACCTGGCCACACAAGGTGAGATCTAACGTCCaataccaaacagacccctaacccctatcccttacCTAACTAACAATGCACacccttctttctttctctctctctctctctctctctctctctctctctctcgctctctcgctctctcgctctctctctcactcagtcctGCAGTCAGACCACTATGAGAGGATGTTaatgagtgaggaggagagagtgggaaccgtgtgtgtgtcactgtggcATCAGCTTCTGACAGCCAACAGGTAGCgtattaccacacacacacacacacacacacacacacacacatcaattcattaccccactctctctctgtagtgagtTAGTAGCAGGTTTGGGAAAAGGCCCCTTGTCTGTGATTCTGGATGACGTCGTGTACAGAATGGCTCACACATCCAACCCTGTTGTGGGAGGGGCAGCAATTAGGACGCTCCTCCTGGTTGCCCGGCAGCAAGAATCCGCCCTGCAGCTTATCATCCACAGGTTCAAAGGTCAGGGGGCAGGGTTTGCATATTTTCAGGCTATGAACTAAAAAAGGACTTTCATGCGTATACTTTATATGCTTGCAAAAGCAATCATGACGTTTTTTAGGGTTTGTGTGTTGCAGGGTTGGAGGGCATGATTGGTCGAGAGTGGAGGGGGCGGGGCTTCGATGAGGAAGTGGACCAGCTGATAAAGCTGCTGCAAAGAGAAGTCCCCAAACCAGCTGATCacacagaggtaaaatatattgtgtgtgtgcgtgtgtgtgtgcgtgccttacactctctctttgttgacAGACGTGGCCAGAGGAGTGTGTGAGAGCGGCGTCTGTGATCCAGGCAGCATGGAGATCCTATCAGACCAGGAGGAGAGTGAAGAGTCTGCCCAGAGCTGTCAGAACACTGCAGAGGAGCTTCAGGTGTGTGTGGCCGTTACTTTTTCACCAATCTATGATCGTGTTTTGTATCTCTGTTAAATGTGTTGAAATtccagggctcatctgtaaaagagacattggtctcagcatgactcaaaataaaggttaaataaatacgaTAATAATAATTCCACagacatttcactgtgtgtgtgtgtgtgtgtgtgtgtgtgtgtgtgtgtgtgtgtgtagggagcggCGGCGGAGGAGAGTGCAGCAGGCTCAGGCTGTGTGCTGGGAGGAGGAGCTGAGACTACAGCTGTGTGTCAAGAGACAGAGAGCCAGGAGAGAGTTCCATCAGAAACAACTACAGCTACTGTACCTACTGcccccaggtacacacacactcactcactcactcacacactcacacacacacacacacacacacacacactcacacaggtacacacactcacacactcacacaggcacacaaacacaccacacacacactcacacaggcacacacacactacctgttACAGCAGAGACAGAGCAGAATGATGCCAGTTTGTTCGTTTAGTTAGGCCTGCCATCTACAGCcttcacattgtgtgtgtgtgtgtgtgtgtgtgtgtgtgtgtgtgtaggtcaggTGCAGCAGTACCTCGGGGAGGTTGAGAGGCAGGCTGCGATACGGATCCAGAGGGTTTGGCGAGGCCACCGAGAGAGACGGAACTTCCAGCAacggagaaacacacacacagagcacagagCTGCTGTCGTCCTGCAGAGAGcagtattaacacacacacacacacacagagctgctGTCGTCCTGCAGAGAGcagtattaacacacacacacacacacacagagcacagagCTGCTGTCGTCCTGCAGAGAGcagtattaacacacacacacacacacacacacacacacacacacacacacacacacacacacacacacacacagagcacagagCTGCTGTCGTCCTGCAGAGAGcagtattaacacacacacacacacacacacacacacacacacacacacacacacacacagagcacagagCTGCTGTCGTCCTGCAGAGAGcattattaacacacacacacacacacacacacacacacagagcacagagCTGCTGTCGTCCTGCAGAGAGcagtattaacacacacacacacacacacagagctgctGTCGTCCTGCAGAGAGcagtattaacacacacacacacacacacagagcacagagCTGCTGTCGTCCTGCAGAGAGcagtattaacacacacacacacacacacacacacacacacagagcacagagCTGCTGTCGTCCTGCAGAGAGcagtattaacacacacacacacttccaataGACTACCGCTGTTGTAAGCTAAAGCTGAACACAACGATCAAACAAATGTAGCACGCAGCAGCATCTGAATTCATCTTGACAGTTTATTGTCCCTCCCCCGTTAGGTTCTTCGCTTTCTGAAGCGGCGGAGAGCTGAGAAagcccctccttccctctctccttggATTGGTCCTCGGGGTTTGACTGACAGTCGGAGGGCGGAGctgaagagagaggtggaggaacaTATTGCCCTGCACCCGGTGAGTCTGAATATTACTTCAAGTTGTGTGtctgtttggttttactatccttgtggggatcaGATGTTCTCAcatgatagtaaaacaaggaatatttggacaagtggggacatttcaccGGTCCTCACAAGGAAAAAGTATATTTTAGGCTTAGGTTTAAGGTTACGATgagggtttggggttagggaaaataggattttgaatgggaatcagtTGTTTGTTTGTGTACAGAAGtcttgtttggtccccacaaggataggagaacaaacgtgtgtgtgtaacgatctgtctctgtgtgtgtagtccTCTGTGGTGTCTCTAGAGGACAGTAGGGAGCTCCATGCTCAGACCCAAGCCTTGCTGCTCCAGCATCTACAGGGAGAgaggcggagaggagagaacacacacacacacaggccctgcTGGCACAGATCAACACTGACCTGGAACTGCTGCTGAGtaggtatcacacacacacacacacacacaccagtctctcctctcttcctctccctccttcccttcatctatcTTTCTCTCTTAGATGCCCCCTCACTCAGTGACGCCACGGTAACCAACTGTGACGTGTTCAGGAGTCGCTCTGCCCCGTAGCCGCCCGCGCCCGGCAatcccacaatgcaatgctccaGGCCGGTCGCCTGCCTTGGTGGAAGATGCTGGGAGATGATGACATCACCTGTCCTGAATCAGACTCCGCCCACAAAGACCACCTGCTGGAGGCAGAGTTTAACTCACTGTATTTAGGAGGAAGCTGACGATGTTGTTCCACAACAGTATTGTAACGCTATTATAACATTGTCATAGGGCTGTTGTGATAACGTCATTATAACACTATGACGTCAAACCTGCTTTGGAATTCAACCAATCATGGGTTTCAGTCTGGACCGGGGTTAGTTGAAGCAGGTGTGTTGCTGCAGGGGAGTTTTCATCAGTCTCTGTGTGACTGGTCCCTTAAGGAAGAGTTTGTGTCTAAGTAATTGTAAAGCAATTTTGTGTACAGAAGTCTGCATTTAAAGTTTGTACTTTTCTACTATTATGTAATTGTGTGTCCTGGCTGTAGAGATGTTCAGTCATTTTGATAAGTAGAGTATTTATTTGTTGTCCAACAACTCACATGCCAGTGCTGAATTTGTGTGTTAACAGTGTACCCAGACTGCCTAGTGCTTACGCAACGCCAACAGTCATTATGTTGTTACACACACCCAGAAAACACACATACCAGAAAGATTTGATTGGCCAATGTTTATTTTCAGCGTATTACAATGAACAGCATTTATCAGACAGAAACATTATCATAAAGCTTACAAAATGAAGGCACAGACACATAACACATATTTTTCTGTACCGTAGTTTCACATAGTTATTTCTTCTGACTCCTGCATATTAAGGCTGGCAGTTTTACATAGCTTTTTACTAGGGCCCAGAGTTAGAATCTGTCAGGGCTGAACCACAAACAGAATGATAAGTCATTTGAAAGCAGACAGAGACATTTAGGGCTCGATtgaatcagatccgctttagctgACATCctcatagcggttgttttggcggtgtcggtggtggaactgtgttagagctgtcagatccacaagtggctcctggcattatacctaaagcggacattgtcattggctgcacggagtcacattaacagaaatcccatgcagccttgttcacacgtttgaacactggaatgtgagatgtaatctacacctccattaagatgatagaaatcctcatttaGTTTAAcgattttcaatttgagcgtcattatttctatatagcctacactttctcgttctgaacttctaatgCGGGTGTGGTTAGGCTCACCGATTTGATAGCTCCAATGCagttccacctccacctccaacaACACCTAAACATCTGCTATGCAGGCGTCTGCTATTGCTGGTTAacacttgatctgattgaatctaggcctttgTTTTTTGAGGTGCACATACACTAACACATTTGTTTGGCATCATATGCACATACACATTGGTCGCGTtgccctgctcagacgttgcattcATCAACCAATGGCTccgtgccacgtcatcgactgtgctgtcgggcatcagattgctatgacatatgatgtggttagctgatacttaaAATACCTTTCCAGAAGATGTAAGATCTGGCATACGTTTGCAACGCCTTGGCAGAGGAACACCCAGCATCTAAGATGTTGAGTTAATTAAAGGCCTTCCGGTGCCGGGTCCCAGGGCAGTACTGATCATGCCCATGTGGGCATTGACCAATCACATCGTTTATTAGAAGGAATGGGTGGAGACAGGTGGCCAACCGGGCCCGCCCAGCCGGACGTGATTGGGTGGCTGTGGGTGGCTCTCGCTGTTGATTGGTCCGTGAAGCTGGGCGCAGGGAGAAGAGGCGGTACTCCCGTCTGTACGCCCGACCGTCCACAGACACGGGTACTGACTGAGAACACACACCTTGCTTTATAAACAAAAACTGTAGATTCTAAAGAGCTATACCATTACTTAATCTATATCTATGTTTTCGTGTCGTACCTGCTGCTATTGGTGGACGGGGGTGAGGAGGGTGTGGTCACGGGTAGGGCTGAGGAGGAGGGGCCGGGGGAGGAGACACTGGACCAGCCATCAGGACCCCCAGACAACACCTGTAGCccctcagacagagagactggagggagggTTGGAGATGAGGGTGAGGCGGAGCGGG
Encoded proteins:
- the iqcb1 gene encoding LOW QUALITY PROTEIN: IQ calmodulin-binding motif-containing protein 1 (The sequence of the model RefSeq protein was modified relative to this genomic sequence to represent the inferred CDS: inserted 2 bases in 2 codons) encodes the protein MSFARNDTDAGLRALVASTNIKPEQKVPQVLSKLQDILNRISVQDDRELGAFKNALFSHGILQYCAGDALKLNYAKVEGGYATATQLAEILSSCCVGVDLGGDTEAFHRRLLPSVTDSLLSLASRLMNRALAENGQREMFRFFRKVMDSVCWLLKAHGHLATQVLQSDHYERMLMSEEERVGTVCVSLWHQLLTANSELVAGLGKGPLSVILDDVVYRMAHTSNPVVGGAAIRTLLLVARQQESALQLIIHRFKGLEGMIGREWRGRGFDEEVDQLIKLLQREVPKPADHTETWPEECVRAASVIQAAWRSYQTRRRVKSLPRAVRTLQRSFRERRRRRVQQAQAVCWEEELRLQLCVKRQRARREFHQKQLQLLYLLPPGQVQQYLGEVERQAAIRIQRVWRGHRERRNFQQRRNTHTEHRAAVVLQRAVLRFLKRRRAEKAPPSLSPWIGPRGLTDSRRAELKREVEEHIALHPSSVVSLEDSRELHAQTQALLLQHLXGREAERREHTHTQALLAQINTDLELLLNAPSLSDATVTNCDVFRSRXCPVAARARQSHNAMLQAGRLPWWKMLGDDDITCPESDSAHKDHLLEAEFNSLYLGGS